From Streptomyces sp. NBC_01754, a single genomic window includes:
- a CDS encoding class F sortase: MTLSVTFSLVTGVVWASSDSSDDPSVTAARGGDAAGGGAAPFRRAPHKPPEKVPASHAPLVHSRPVKVAVPAIFIEAPVTGLGLDKKGRLGAPPLSKPKLVGWYEKGPSPGEAGTSLIVGHRDTETGPAIFLNLNALRRGDTVKVTRADKKTAVFSVDEVKTYTKDRFPDDEVYGATGRPELRLMTCGGRFDKKGGYSANVVVFAHLTSLKKQAV; encoded by the coding sequence ATGACGCTGTCCGTGACCTTCTCGCTGGTGACCGGCGTCGTCTGGGCGAGCTCGGACTCGTCCGACGACCCGTCGGTCACCGCCGCCCGCGGCGGTGACGCCGCGGGCGGCGGGGCGGCGCCGTTCCGGCGGGCGCCGCACAAGCCGCCGGAGAAGGTCCCGGCCTCGCACGCTCCCCTGGTCCACTCCCGGCCGGTGAAGGTCGCCGTCCCGGCCATCTTCATCGAGGCCCCGGTCACCGGTCTCGGCCTCGACAAGAAGGGCCGGCTCGGCGCCCCGCCGCTGAGCAAGCCGAAACTGGTGGGCTGGTACGAGAAGGGCCCGTCGCCCGGGGAGGCGGGCACCTCCCTGATCGTCGGCCACCGCGACACCGAGACGGGTCCGGCGATCTTCCTCAACCTCAACGCGCTGCGCCGGGGCGACACGGTGAAGGTCACCCGGGCCGACAAGAAGACCGCGGTCTTCAGCGTCGACGAGGTGAAGACGTACACGAAGGACAGGTTCCCGGACGACGAGGTGTACGGCGCCACCGGCCGCCCGGAACTGCGGCTCATGACGTGCGGCGGACGCTTCGACAAGAAGGGCGGCTACTCGGCCAACGTCGTCGTCTTCGCGCACCTCACCTCACTGAAGAAGCAGGCCGTCTGA
- a CDS encoding ABC transporter substrate-binding protein encodes MGAFPWARPPSHRKGTTVTEPSPDGRVRRRSRRTRRIVVPLTVVSAIVAGTVLSGCGQQRDPDVYTVMNSSTDESYHRWDGDTLKRCSKELGVTIEQQSVPASQLMTKALRMASSKSLPDVLQLDASEMPTFAEAGGLIPLKDLGLTTTDIPEGIVDFGSYGGKYYGAARTVNTLALFYNEDILDEAGLKVPTTWDEMRETAAELTQGKRYGLALSAGGAEDGVFQFTPFMWSNGGDETKLDSPEVAGALDYWKALLKDGSLSKSTVNWTQADVNDQFMAGNAAMMINGPWQVETLNAKKGLNWGIAQIPVPEAGDDSVGPLGGGVLTVPNTGDTEREKTAAKIIGCMAGEQEQITYALNSWMVPANTKAAAVWRTKAPELAALAGQVSTARSRTAQVGAQWSSVSLALQSAFQSALTGESSEAALKRAQQRVTSGN; translated from the coding sequence ATGGGAGCGTTCCCATGGGCCCGGCCACCCTCTCACCGCAAGGGCACCACCGTGACAGAACCATCCCCGGACGGGCGGGTCCGACGCCGCAGCCGCCGCACCAGGCGGATCGTCGTCCCCCTCACCGTCGTCTCCGCGATCGTCGCCGGCACCGTCCTCTCGGGGTGCGGGCAGCAGCGGGACCCGGACGTCTACACCGTCATGAACTCCTCGACCGACGAGTCCTACCACCGCTGGGACGGGGACACCCTCAAGCGGTGCAGCAAGGAGCTCGGGGTCACCATCGAGCAGCAGAGCGTACCGGCCTCGCAGCTGATGACGAAGGCGCTGCGCATGGCGTCCTCGAAGTCGCTCCCGGACGTCCTCCAGCTGGACGCCTCCGAGATGCCGACGTTCGCCGAGGCCGGCGGGCTGATCCCGCTGAAGGACCTGGGGCTGACCACGACGGACATCCCCGAGGGCATCGTCGACTTCGGCTCGTACGGGGGGAAGTACTACGGGGCGGCTCGCACGGTGAACACCCTGGCGCTGTTCTACAACGAGGACATCCTCGACGAGGCCGGGCTGAAGGTGCCCACCACCTGGGACGAGATGCGTGAGACGGCCGCGGAGCTGACCCAGGGCAAGCGGTACGGCCTGGCGCTGAGCGCGGGCGGCGCGGAGGACGGTGTCTTCCAGTTCACCCCGTTCATGTGGTCCAACGGCGGCGACGAGACCAAGCTCGACAGCCCGGAGGTCGCCGGTGCGCTGGACTACTGGAAGGCCCTGCTGAAGGACGGCTCGCTCTCCAAGTCCACGGTCAACTGGACCCAGGCCGACGTGAACGACCAGTTCATGGCCGGCAACGCGGCCATGATGATCAACGGCCCCTGGCAGGTCGAGACCCTGAACGCCAAGAAGGGCCTGAACTGGGGCATCGCCCAGATCCCGGTCCCGGAGGCGGGCGACGACTCGGTCGGCCCGCTGGGCGGCGGGGTACTGACCGTGCCCAACACGGGTGACACCGAGCGCGAGAAGACGGCTGCCAAGATCATCGGCTGTATGGCGGGCGAGCAGGAGCAGATCACCTACGCGCTGAACAGCTGGATGGTGCCGGCGAACACCAAGGCCGCCGCCGTCTGGCGTACGAAGGCCCCGGAGCTGGCGGCCCTGGCCGGCCAGGTCTCCACGGCCCGGTCCCGCACGGCGCAGGTCGGCGCGCAGTGGTCGTCGGTGTCGCTCGCCCTGCAGAGCGCCTTCCAGTCCGCCCTGACCGGCGAGTCCAGCGAAGCCGCGCTGAAGCGCGCCCAGCAGCGCGTCACGAGCGGGAACTGA
- the xylA gene encoding xylose isomerase, translated as MSERFTPTPEDKFTFGLWTVGWRGNDPFGEPTRPALDPVESVERLAELGAYGVTFHDDDLIPFGSEENERARLVGRFRDALERTGLKVPMATTNLFTHPVFKDGGFTSNDRDVRRFALRKVIRNIDLAVELGARTYVAWGGREGAESGAAKDVRLALDRMKEAFDLLGDYVTGQGYDLRFAIEPKPNEPRGDILLPTIGHALAFIERLERPELVGVNPETGHEQMAGLNFPHGIAQALWAGKLFHIDLNGQSGIKYDQDLRFGAGDLRQAFWLVDLLETAGWDGPRHFDFKPVRTDGTDGVWESAKNCMRNYLVLKERAAAFRADPAVQDALTASRLDELARPTADDGLKSLLADRTAYEDFDADAAAGRSMAFEALDQLAMDHLLGIR; from the coding sequence ATGTCGGAGCGCTTCACTCCCACCCCTGAGGACAAGTTCACGTTCGGTCTGTGGACCGTCGGCTGGCGGGGCAACGACCCCTTCGGTGAGCCGACGCGTCCGGCACTGGACCCGGTCGAGTCGGTCGAGCGGCTGGCGGAGCTCGGCGCGTACGGTGTGACGTTCCACGACGACGACCTGATCCCGTTCGGGTCCGAGGAGAACGAGCGCGCCCGGCTGGTCGGCCGGTTCAGGGACGCGCTGGAGCGCACCGGGCTCAAGGTCCCGATGGCCACGACGAACCTGTTCACGCACCCGGTGTTCAAGGACGGCGGGTTCACCTCCAACGACCGTGACGTACGCCGCTTCGCGCTGCGCAAGGTGATCCGCAACATCGACCTCGCCGTCGAACTCGGCGCGCGGACGTATGTGGCCTGGGGCGGGCGCGAGGGCGCCGAGTCCGGCGCGGCCAAGGACGTCCGCCTGGCCCTGGACCGGATGAAGGAGGCCTTCGACCTGCTGGGCGACTACGTCACCGGGCAGGGCTACGACCTGCGCTTCGCGATCGAGCCCAAGCCCAACGAGCCCCGCGGCGACATCCTCCTGCCCACGATCGGGCACGCACTGGCCTTCATCGAACGCCTGGAACGCCCCGAGCTCGTCGGGGTGAACCCGGAGACCGGCCACGAGCAGATGGCCGGACTCAACTTCCCCCACGGCATCGCCCAGGCCCTGTGGGCCGGCAAGCTCTTCCACATCGACCTCAACGGCCAGTCCGGCATCAAGTACGACCAGGACCTCCGCTTCGGCGCCGGCGATCTGCGCCAGGCGTTCTGGCTCGTCGACCTCCTGGAGACCGCCGGCTGGGACGGCCCGCGCCACTTCGACTTCAAGCCCGTACGCACCGACGGCACCGACGGCGTCTGGGAATCCGCGAAGAACTGCATGCGCAACTACCTCGTCCTCAAGGAACGCGCCGCGGCCTTCCGCGCCGACCCCGCCGTCCAGGACGCCCTCACCGCCTCCCGGCTCGACGAACTCGCCCGCCCCACCGCCGACGACGGCCTCAAGAGCCTCCTCGCCGACCGCACCGCCTACGAGGACTTCGACGCCGACGCCGCGGCCGGCCGCTCCATGGCCTTCGAAGCCCTCGACCAACTCGCCATGGACCACCTCCTCGGCATCCGCTGA
- the yicI gene encoding alpha-xylosidase has protein sequence MKFTDGFWQLRSGVHASYATEVRDVRLDDDHLAAYAAVKRVQRRGDTLNAPLITVEAHAPAEGVIAVRLTHHAGKRRKGPDFALPGAAAPPAGGSAPGSVATTRTAAAAAELTSGPLTLRLATEGAFGLEFLDQDGRVLTAAGPKGSAFATLADGSHHMIAQLALGVGETVHGLGERFTPYAKNGQTVDIWQADGGTSSEQAYKNIPFYLSSRGYGVFVNHPGKVSFEIGSEAVGQVQFSVEDQSLEYYVVAGPTPKDVLARYTALTGRPALPPAWSFGLWLSTSFTTSYDEATVTSFVDGMAERGIPLSVFHFDCFWMREYQWSDFEWDPAVFPDPQGMIARLKDKGLKICVWINPYIAQKGALYEEGARKGYFVETADGDIWQWDMWQAGMALVDFTNPEATAWFQGKLKGLLDQGVDGFKTDFGERVPTDVVWHDGSDPERMHNYYTHLYNKAVFELLERERGAGEAVLFARSATAGGQQYPVHWGGDCFSSFEAMAESLRGGLSLSLSGFGFWSHDIGGFEGTPDPAVFKRWLAFGLLSSHSRLHGSSSYRVPWEFGDEAVDVARQFTRLKHRLMPYLYGASVEAHRTGVPTMRPLLLEFPHDPTARMVDRQYLLGPDLLVAPVFAEDGEVEYYVPEGTWTRFLTGETVTGPAWRRETHGYDSLPLLVRQGAVLALGADESRPDGAWLDDLELRVYAPAGTGDFTRTVTVPDHTGAVAATYEVVREGGDVRVTTDTDRPYTVTVVG, from the coding sequence ATGAAGTTCACCGACGGCTTCTGGCAGTTGCGCAGCGGTGTGCACGCCTCGTACGCCACCGAAGTCCGCGACGTCCGCCTCGACGACGACCATCTCGCCGCCTACGCGGCTGTCAAGCGCGTACAGCGCCGCGGCGACACACTGAACGCCCCGCTGATCACCGTGGAGGCCCACGCACCGGCCGAGGGCGTCATCGCGGTGCGCCTCACCCACCACGCGGGCAAGCGCCGCAAGGGCCCCGACTTCGCGCTGCCGGGGGCGGCGGCCCCGCCCGCCGGGGGTTCCGCCCCGGGATCCGTCGCGACCACCCGCACCGCGGCCGCCGCCGCCGAGCTGACGAGCGGCCCGCTCACCCTGAGGCTGGCCACCGAGGGCGCCTTCGGCCTGGAGTTCCTCGACCAGGACGGGCGGGTCCTGACGGCCGCCGGACCCAAGGGCAGCGCGTTCGCCACCCTCGCCGACGGCAGCCACCACATGATCGCCCAGCTCGCCCTGGGGGTCGGCGAGACCGTCCACGGGCTCGGCGAGCGCTTCACGCCGTACGCCAAGAACGGCCAGACCGTCGACATCTGGCAGGCCGACGGCGGCACCAGCAGCGAGCAGGCCTACAAGAACATCCCGTTCTACCTGTCCTCGCGCGGCTACGGCGTCTTCGTCAACCACCCCGGCAAGGTCTCCTTCGAGATCGGCTCCGAGGCCGTGGGGCAGGTCCAGTTCAGCGTCGAGGACCAGTCGCTGGAGTACTACGTCGTCGCCGGCCCCACCCCCAAGGACGTCCTCGCCCGCTACACGGCCCTGACCGGCCGCCCGGCCCTCCCGCCGGCCTGGTCCTTCGGCCTCTGGCTGAGCACGTCCTTCACCACCTCCTACGACGAGGCCACCGTCACCTCCTTCGTGGACGGCATGGCCGAACGCGGCATCCCGCTCAGCGTCTTCCACTTCGACTGCTTCTGGATGCGCGAGTACCAGTGGTCCGACTTCGAGTGGGACCCGGCGGTCTTCCCCGACCCGCAGGGCATGATCGCCCGGCTCAAGGACAAGGGCCTGAAGATCTGCGTCTGGATCAACCCGTACATCGCGCAGAAGGGAGCCCTGTACGAGGAGGGCGCGCGCAAGGGCTACTTCGTCGAGACGGCGGACGGCGACATCTGGCAGTGGGACATGTGGCAGGCCGGCATGGCGCTGGTCGACTTCACGAACCCCGAGGCCACCGCCTGGTTCCAGGGCAAGCTGAAGGGCCTGCTGGACCAGGGTGTCGACGGCTTCAAGACCGACTTCGGCGAGCGCGTCCCCACCGACGTCGTCTGGCACGACGGCTCAGACCCGGAGCGCATGCACAACTACTACACGCACCTGTACAACAAGGCCGTCTTCGAACTCCTGGAGCGGGAGCGCGGTGCCGGTGAGGCCGTCCTCTTCGCCCGCTCCGCGACCGCCGGCGGCCAGCAGTACCCGGTCCACTGGGGAGGCGACTGCTTCTCCTCCTTCGAGGCCATGGCCGAATCCCTGCGCGGCGGCCTCTCCCTCTCACTCTCCGGTTTCGGCTTCTGGAGCCACGACATCGGCGGCTTCGAGGGCACTCCGGACCCGGCGGTCTTCAAGCGCTGGCTCGCCTTCGGCCTGCTCTCCTCGCACAGCCGGCTGCACGGCTCGTCCTCGTACCGCGTGCCGTGGGAGTTCGGCGACGAAGCGGTGGACGTGGCCCGGCAGTTCACCCGCCTCAAGCACCGGCTGATGCCGTACCTGTACGGTGCCTCGGTCGAGGCCCACCGCACCGGCGTGCCGACCATGCGCCCGCTGCTGCTGGAGTTCCCGCACGACCCCACCGCCCGCATGGTCGACCGCCAGTACCTGCTGGGCCCGGACCTCCTGGTCGCGCCGGTCTTCGCCGAGGACGGCGAGGTCGAGTACTACGTGCCCGAAGGCACCTGGACCCGCTTCCTCACCGGCGAGACCGTCACCGGCCCGGCCTGGCGCCGGGAGACCCACGGCTACGACAGCCTGCCGCTGCTGGTCCGCCAGGGCGCGGTGCTGGCGCTCGGCGCGGACGAGTCCCGCCCGGACGGAGCCTGGCTCGACGACCTCGAACTCCGTGTCTACGCCCCGGCCGGCACCGGTGACTTCACCCGTACGGTGACGGTCCCCGACCACACGGGCGCGGTCGCCGCGACGTACGAGGTGGTCCGTGAGGGCGGCGATGTCCGCGTCACCACCGACACGGACCGGCCGTACACGGTCACGGTCGTAGGCTGA
- a CDS encoding histidine phosphatase family protein, translating into MGELLLIRHGETEWSRSGQHTSYTDMPLTGLGERQARALVPVLAERGVGLTLVSPLVRARRTAELAGLAAPRVTPDLHEWDYGAYEGVTTVEIRRTRPDWNLWTDGVAPGPDGHPGESPAEVAARADRVLAEVRAAASRIGDDDIALVAHSHFLRVLTARYLGLPVTGGELFQLATGAVSRLGREHGKPVITAWNVAIPKSLFDAAGC; encoded by the coding sequence ATGGGCGAGCTGCTTCTGATCCGGCACGGCGAGACGGAATGGTCCCGCTCCGGGCAGCACACGAGCTACACGGACATGCCCCTGACCGGCCTCGGTGAACGCCAGGCCCGCGCGCTCGTCCCGGTCCTCGCCGAACGCGGTGTCGGACTGACCCTGGTCAGCCCCCTCGTACGTGCCCGCCGCACCGCCGAGCTGGCCGGCCTGGCCGCGCCCCGGGTGACGCCCGACCTGCACGAATGGGACTACGGGGCGTACGAGGGCGTCACCACGGTGGAGATCCGCCGCACCCGGCCCGACTGGAACCTGTGGACCGACGGGGTGGCCCCCGGCCCCGACGGCCACCCCGGAGAATCCCCGGCCGAGGTCGCGGCCCGCGCGGACCGGGTCCTGGCCGAGGTCCGCGCGGCGGCCTCGCGCATCGGCGACGACGACATCGCCCTGGTCGCGCACTCCCACTTCCTGCGCGTCCTCACGGCCCGCTATCTGGGCCTTCCGGTCACCGGTGGCGAACTGTTCCAGCTCGCCACGGGCGCGGTGTCCCGCCTCGGCCGGGAGCACGGCAAGCCGGTCATCACGGCGTGGAACGTCGCCATCCCGAAGAGCCTCTTCGACGCGGCGGGCTGCTGA